Genomic segment of Rhodocaloribacter litoris:
TTCCTTGGCCCGGCGGAGGGCCAGTTCGGTTTCCCGGCGCTCGGTGATGTCGCGCACGACGGTCTGCACCGCACGGCGTCCTTCGTGGAGGATCGGCGTCGAATACGTCTCAGCGTATCGTTCCGTGCCGTCGAGGCGGCGAACCGGGTGTTCGAGCGGCGGGGGCGTCTCATCCCGGTGCAGGCGAGTCAGGTGATGCCGGGTCCTCTCGTGCAGCGCAGGGGGCAGGAAGTCGAAGATGCGCCGTCCGAGGACGTCGTCCACGGAGGCGGCGCCGAGCAGCCGGACGGCGGCCCGGTTGCAGTACACGATCACCCCGTCTTCGCTGACGAGGATCGGTTCCGGGTTGCTCTCGACCAGGCGCCGCCACCGCTCTTCGCTCACGCGCAGTGCCTCCTGCGATTGCCGGATGCGCCGCAGCATGACGGTGCTCAGGGCGGTTCCGCCGGCGATCAGGGCCAGGCCCGTGAACAGGAGAAACAGCCGTATCTGACCCATCAGCCAGCGGGTGCCCTCGCCGAGCGCGCCGGAAAAAGCGTTCTCCAGCTCCGTGAGCCGGGTGTCGATCCGGACGACCTCGTCCAGGATGGCCCGTACGCGCGCCGTGTCCGGTGCACCGGAGCGAATCTCGGCGCGGAGGGCTCGGGCCCGGGCCTGCAATTGCGCGATCATCCGATCCGCATCCGCCCAGATTGTGACGGCCCGGTCGAAGGGTTCGCTCCGGCGGAAATAGCGGAAGAGCCAGATCAGGTCGTCCACGTCGTCCGGGTGGTTGGCGCCGTCCAGAAATCCTTCCCGGGCGGCCACGAGGTCGGGCGGGGAGGCTTCCAGGGCCAGCCGGGCCCTGCGGTCGGCCAGCGGGATGGTGAGGGCCTGCTCATAGGCCGCGTAGGCCGCCTCGTCGCCGGAGGCCGCGTAGCGGGCCAGATGCAGCACGGCGGATTTCTGCGCCTTCGACCACAGGCTGTTGCCAGCCACATAGGCCCGCGTGGCATCGATCGCCCGCAGGCTCACAAAGGTGACGGCCAGCAACGAGCCGACGATCACCGCCAGCAGGGCGGCCGTGGCGATGATCTGGCGGGGCAGGCCGGGCAGTCTGTGGGACCGTGTTGTGAACATTACGCCGGGGGACAGGAGGTATGCGCGAAGGGGTTGCGGGCTTCAGATTTCTGATTGGATCTTCAACTTCCCAATCTTCCGGGTCGATTATGGCACGTGGGTCGAGGACAGATCTTTTTGCCACGCGGGTATACGGGGCATCGGACGACCTTGCCGCAACCCTCATGTTCCCGGCTTGCAATGCAAACCCGGTTACACCGGCCAGGGTGTTTCGAACCGTCGCGACGCTCGGGATAGACCGGGGGCTCGAGGCGAGTTTTCTGCAGGGTCAGGGATCCTCGCGGGCGTTTGTTTCAATGGGCGCACACCTGCTATGTCAAAAATACGACCTGATAGGAAATAGTTTATCGTACGGGTGTCCAAAATGCTCCCCGGCGCGGGGTTGCCGGCGGCTTTCCGGCTTGAGGGAACGGGCGCATCGAGCCCGGTTTAAAAGGATGGCTCCTGCGTCCCGGCAGCCTGCCCTCGTGCGGCCGCCGTCGCGCGCGCGGCGTCGAGGCTCGCCAGGCCGGCTTCCAGGGGAGCGGTGAGTTCATGGGACGGGTCGGTGATCTTGTGGAGCACGTCTTGCAGCGAAGCCCGTACGCAGCCGGCGTACACGTCCTGCTTCGAACGCCCGAGCCGGAAGGTGCCGGTTACGTGTTCATGCACCAGGTAGGCGATCCCGCCGGAGCGAATCCGGTGCCGGTCGGCGGGGCCGGCGGCTTCGGAAGGACCCCATCCGGCAGGCCGGGAGGCATCGGTCATCGCCTCCACCGGCACCGTGTCGAGGGTGTCGAAGGGCAGTTCGGCCAGCAGGGCCGGCTTCGTCCGGGTGTTTACGAGGGCGCGGACCTCGCCCTGGAGCGGGATCCAGCCCTGCAGCACCACGTCGGCCAGGTCGTAGGCGAGCCGGATACGGGTCGTCTCGAAGAAGCCGGGGCGAGCGAAGGCATGGTAATGGGTGGCGAAGAGCCCGCCTTCGTAGAGCATCCCGGCCAGCACCTGGTCCTCCTGTCCGGGGCGGCGGTCGTGCTTGAGGCCCTGCACGGCCAGGAGGGGAGCCGGATGGAGGAAATGAACCAGGTCGATGAAGTGGACGCCGTGCTCGACCAGGATGCCGCCGGAACGCGCGACGTTCCAGAACCAGTGCGACGGCGGCAACTGCTCGTCCTGGGCGTAGTTCTCGACGGCTACCCGGCGGAGCCGGCCGAAGGCGCCCTGCCGGGTGAGGCGACGGAACGCCTGCACCAGCGGGTTGAACCGCATGACGTAGTCGACGGCGGCGACGACGCCCGTCTCGTCGCGAACCCGGATGAGCGCCCGGGCCTCGGAGGGCGTGAGGGCAAGCGGCTTTTCGATGAGGACGTGTTTGCCCGCGCGCATGCAGGCTTCCGCGATGGGCGCGTGCGTGTCCGGGGGCGTGGCGACGGCCAGCACGTCGATCTCCGGCCGGTCGAGGAGGTGTCGCCAGTCGGTGTAGACCGGCACCGGACCCTCCGGTGAGCCGGGCGCGGCCGCGTCCGCGACGGCCACGATGCGTACGTTGTCGAGTTCCCGCCAGGCATGATGCAGGAACCGGCCAAACCCACCGTATCCGATCAGGCCTGTGTTGAAGATGCGCATGATGCCCGGGTTCTGTTGTACCGTGCGTGTCGGGCCAGGAAACGACACCGGCGGGAAAGACGCAATACGGCAAAAATTGGTACCGCCGGGATCAATGTTTTCCGCACCGTCGTTCACGCCCCGCTTTTCGCTGCGATTCGGGTTTTCGAGAAACTTCTTTCAAACGGACACGCGATCGACGTACCTTGCTACGAACGTTTCTGGTTTGATCTCACCGGTGGTGTCGTCCGGCGGAAGCTAGCCGGTACGTTGCCGGGTTTTTCCGTTCGTACGTATGCGTGATTTTTCCGTCCGGATCGCGGCGGGTGCCTGCCTGTTCGGGTTACTCCTTGCGGGGTGTGATTCGGTGCCGGGGCCGCCGGCCGACACCCGGCCCCCGTTGCTGAGTGGCTTTTCTTTCTCGCCGCAGCGCATCGTGCTCGAAGAGCTTCCGCCCGGACAGATCGAGGGGGATCTGGTGCGGGTTCCGCTGGAGCTTGGCGTGACGGCCCGTGACGAGGACGGCGACCTGGAGACGGTGCGTTTCCTGGTGCGGCCGCCGCTTTCGAGCACGGAGGTGGTGGCGCAGGGAGAGATGACGGCGGCCGGGGATGGGCGGTATGTGGCCGGTCCCGTTCTGGAGTTTTCGCGGGGTGAGGTGGGGGTCTATACGGTGCTCGTCTTTGCCGTCGATGCGGCCGGGCAGTTCAGCAACCAGGCCCGGGGCGAGCTCGTCTTCGAGGCCGCCGGCCGCCCTCCGGTCATCGAGGACGTCGAGATGCCGGAGCGGGTGACGCGGCCCGCACCGGGAGAGAACCCGCTGGCGATCCCGATCGTCGCCGTCGTCTCGGACCCGGACGGGCTGGAGAACATCGCACGGGTGGAGATGCAGGTGGTGCCCGGCGGCGCCGTGTTCCGGCTGTGCGACGACGGAGGCGACGGGGCCTGTAACCCCGGCGCATCGAGCGGCGACGCCGTGGCCGGCGACGGGCGGTTCACCATCACCGTCCAGCTCACCAGCGACAATGCGCCCGGCCAGACCACCTTCCGGTTCCGCGCCGTCGACCGGGCCGGGCTCGAAAGCGAGCCGGTCGAGCGCACCATCACCGTCGAGTAACCGTGTTACGGGAGGCCATGCAGCGACTCTTTCGTGCTTTGATGCGTTGCCTGCGTGCCGCAGGGCATTCGGCGCCGGGCCGGTGGGCCGTTGTGGCGGCGCTGCTCGTGGGAGCGGCCGGTCCGGAGGCCCGGGGGCAGGCCACCGAGGCGGCCCGCGTGGCCGAGATGATCCCCACCATCCTCAGCAACAGCATCTCCAACCTGCACGCCGCGGGGGACACGCTCTGGGTCGGTCCTTTTCTCAACTACACGTTCGACGGCGGCCAGACCTGGCTCGACGCCCCGGCGGACTCGCTCTTCGGCACGCGCAACCGCGTCTTTTCCCTGGATATCGAGGGCTCCGTGATCTGGGTGGGGCTTGGCTTCAACGACAACACGTCGGGCGAGACCGTGCAGTCGGCCGGCGGCTTCCTCGTCTCCACCGACGGCGGGCGCTCCTTCACCTACCGCTTTGCCCAGCTCGACAGCCCGGTCGACACGGCCGTCGTCTACGGCGTCTCGACGCTGCGGGCGCTGGCCGTCGTCGTGCCCCAGCAGAGCCCGCCCTTCGACATCGACTACGACCCGGTGCGCGACGTGGTGTGGGTGGCCGGATGGGCCAGCGGCCTCCGCCGCTCCGACGACGGCGGCCGTACCTGGCAGCGCGTCGTCCTGCCGCCCGACGACCTCGACGCCATCCACCCGGACAGCACGTACGACTTCTTCGTAGCGCCCCAGCGCGGGGCGGAAGGGCACCTCAACCACATGGGTTTCGCCGTGCTCGTCGACGAGACGGGCACCGTCTGGGCCGGCACGCCGCGGGGCGTCAACCGCTCGACCGACGGCGGGGTGAGCTGGCGCCGCTTCGGCGCCGACGGCACGAAGAACACCCTGCCCGGCAGCTGGGTCGTCTCCATCGAAGAACAACCCCTGGCGGGGCGAAACCCCGTCTGGATGGCGACCTGGAACGCGGGCGAGGGCGGGGAGAACCAGGCCTTCGGTGTGGCCGTCACCCGCGACGGCGGCCAGACCTTCGAGCAGAAACTCATCGGCGTGCAGGCCATCGACTTCGCCTTCCGCGGCGACACCGTCTATGTGGCCGGGCGGACGAGCGGCCTTTTCATCTCCGAAGACGGCGGCACCACCTGGCACAGTGTCGTCGACTTCCGCGACCACAGCAACCCCGACCGGCTGATCCGGCCCGGCGCGGACGTGCTCTCGGTGGCCACCACCCCGGAAGCCCTCTGGGTGGGCACCGACGACGGCCTGCTCAAGAGCACCGACGGCGGCAACACCTGGTCCGTCTTCCGCGTCGAGGTGCCGCTCGACCCGCCGACCCCCACGGCCCGCGTGCCCCGTGTCGAGACGTTCGCCTACCCGAACCCGTTCTCCCCTCCGGCCGACCGTTTCGTCCGCATCCGGTACGACGTGGACCGCCCCGCCGACGCCCACCTGCGCATCTTCGACTTCGAGATGAACCTCGTCCGGGAACTCCGAAAAGAAGCGACGACCGCCGGCGCGCAGGAGATCCGCTGGGACGGCACCGATCGCGACGGCCTCCGGGTGGCCAACGGCGTCTATTTCTACGCCGTCGAGGCCGACGGCCGGACGCGCCGGGGCAAGATCCTGGTGATCCACTGAACGGCGCGGGGGCGCCTCCGGGACCTCAACGCAGAACGTGCCAACGCTTAACGCTTATCGCATGCGGTGTTTTTGCATTTTCCTCGTGCTCGTGATGGGGCTTGCTCCGGGCGGAACGGTCTACGGGCAGGCGGCGGGGGCGTTTGCCCGCATCGGTTTCGGCGCGCGCGGCGTCGCCCTGGGCAATGCCCTCGTGGCCGACGGCTTCGGGGAGGCCAGCCCCTACTATAACCCGGCCCTCGCCCCCTTCACGGCACGCCAGAACATCGAGCTTTCCGCCGCCCTGCTGCGCTTCGACCGCGAGCTCCAGCACGTGCAGTTTGCCGCCCCGCTGCGGCCGCGGGCGGGCATCGCCCTCGGGCTGATCCATGCCGGCGTATCGAACATCGACGGGCGCGACGGCAGCGGCTTCCACACCGGAACCCTGTCGGTCGACGAGTTCGCCCTCTTCATGGCGTTCGGCCTGCGGGTGACGGAGCGGATCACCGCCGGCGCCGGCCTGCAATTCTTTCGTACCGACCTGTTCGACGGGCTCCAGCCGGTCAACAGCATCGGCCTCGACCTCGGCCTGACGGTGCAGGTGAGCGAGGCGCTCCACCTGGGCTTCGTGGTGGACGACCTGCTGGCCCGCTATTCGTTCAACACGTCGAGCGCGCTGGGCAGCCAGGGCGGCACGACCTCGGACCGCTTCCCCCTGCGCCTCCGCCTGGGCGGGGCCTACCGCCTCCTCGACGGGCGCATGACGCTCCTGGCCGAATATGAGAGCCGCATCACCTCGATGGAGCGACGCACGCCGCGCGTGGAGCTCTCCGACGGCATCCCCCGGGCGGTGACGGAGCGCGAGCGGCTGGACATCCACGAGAACCGGCTCCGTTTCGGCGGGGAGTACCGGCCGGCGCCGGCCTTCGCCGTGCGCGGCGGGGTGGAACGCCTGGGAACCGGTGCGCTGGAGGGGGCCCGCCCGACGGCCGGCTTCATGGTCGAACAGCCGGTGGGTGAGCTCGTGGCCCGTGCCGAATACACGGTGGGGCTCGAACCCTTCGCCGAGGGCACCCTGCACCTGCTGACGCTGCGCGTCTTTTTCTGATGAAGCACCTCTTCTCCCTGGCAACGCTGGCGCTGGCGCTCGCCCTGCCGCTCCGGGCGCAGGAAGGGGGACTTTTCTTCCTGCGCATCGGGGCGAACGCGGCGTCCCAGGCCCTGGGCGATGCCGGGGTGGCCCATAGCCGCGATGCCTTCTCGACGTACTGGAATCCGGCCGGGCTGGCGGTCGCGCCGAAAAACATGGCGGCCCTGACCCTCCACCGCTGGGCCGGCGACGTGCAGACGTACGGGCTGGCGGCCCGCCTTCAGGCCGGCGCAGCGGGCGGGCTGGGCCTGTTCGTGACGGCCACCGGCAGCGGCGACCGGGCCGCCTTTCAGGACGCCGGGGCGTCCGACGGCCTCTTCGACGCCCAGTTCATCAGTGCCGGGGCTTCCTACGGGCGGGCCTTCGGGCCGGTGCGCGCCGGGGCCACGGTCAAGTTCCTCTCCGAGCGGCTCACGACCCGGCAGGCCGACGGCATCGCGTTCGACTTCGGCGTGCAGGCCGATCTGCCGGGCCGTACCCTCCGCGTCGGCGCGGCCTATCAGAACCTGGGCAAGATGAGCCGGCCGGATGCCGGGCGCAGCGAGTTGCCGCGCCTGCTGCGCGCCGGGGTGGCCTTCTTCCCCTTTCGCGTGCTCGCCCGCCTCGACGATGCCCCCATCCTCAACACCTTTCTCGTCTTCGAACTCTCCCACAACTTCGCCGGCAAACGCACCCAGTATCACCTGGGCATGGCCGCCGAGGTGATGGAACTCGTCACCGTCCGTGCCGGCTATATCACGAACGACGCACTGCGGGATTTCTCCTTCGGCGGCGGGCTGGAATACGGGGCCTTCGTCGTCGATTACACCCTGCTTCCTTTCGAAGAGGGTTTCGGCACCGCCGGGCACATCCTGACGCTCTCCTACGGCTGGTAGAAGCGCCGGGGGTGGCATGAAGGCGGTCTGCGTCGTACCTTCCCAGCCGGTTCCGCCGTCGCCGGGCAGGCGGCCTGCCCCGTCGTATGGCGCGCATCGCCCGCAGGGGACGCCGTGCGAGACGGGACGACCGGGGCCCCGGCCGGTGGGACGCCCTCCGCAACCCTGCACGCCCTGCGGCATGGTTGCAGGGGGGCCAGCGAAGAGAACCGGAAACCTGAGCCCTGATTCCCATGAAAACCCTGTTGTTTGCGTTCGTCGCCGTCGTCCTGGTTGGATGCGGGGACGGAGAAGCGCCCGAGACCGCCGGTGAGCATACCGCGCACGGCGCTGCCGACACCACCGGTGAGCATGCCGCGCACGCCACCGCCGACACCGCGTGGATCGCCCTCTTCGACGGTACGAGTACGGATCACTGGCGCGGTTACCGCAAAGATTATCTCCCGGATGCCTGGCAAATCGAGGACGGTACGCTTGCCTTCGTTCCCGGCAGCGGCGAAGGCGGGGACATCATCACGAAGGAGCAGTTCGAGGATTTCGAGCTGGAGCTGGAATGGAAGGTCGCGGAGGGCGGCAACAGCGGCATCATGTACCTCGTGGTCGAGTCGGAGGAGTACGACTATCCCTGGCAGACCGGTCCCGAGATGCAGATCCTCGACAACGCGGCACACGCAGATGCGCAGATCGAGAAGCACCGGGCAGGTGATCTCTACGATCTGATCGCCGGCAGCGAAGACGCCTCGAAGCCCGCCGGTGCGTGGAACCACGTGCGGATCGTCCTGCACGACGGCCACCTGGAGCACTGGCTCAACGGCAAGAAGGTGGTGGAGACCCGGCTCTGGACGCCCGCGTGGGACAGCCTCGTAGCCGCAAGCAAGTTCAGGGACATGGAAGGCTTCGGCCAGGCCCGCCGGGGCCACATCGCCCTGCAGGATCACGGGGACCGCGTCTGGTTCCGCAACATCCGCATCCGGCGGCTCTGACGCTGCCTGACGGGGGGCACCGCATCGGTCGGCGGGAAAAGGTCCGGAGGCTTGCCATGAGACGGCTCGTACCGCTGGTTCTGGTGTGCTTGTTGACGGTGCCGTCCCTGGCACAGCAGTTCGGCGGGACGCTGGCCCTCGGGGACGGCGAGGTCTTCGCCGGGGAGACGCGCAACGAAGCGTGGCCGGGACGGGTGTATGTTTTCCGTCCCGATGCCGGTGGCGCATGGGAGGAGGCCGCGGTGCTGCAACCCTCCGACGCCGGCGACGCGGCCGACGGCTTCGGGCGGGCGCTGGCGCTCGATGCGTCTGGTGGCGGTCGCGGCGCGCGGCTGCTCGTGGGTGCCAACCTGCGCGACGGGCAGACCGGGGCGGCGTATGTGTTCGAGCGCAGCCGCGATGGGCACTGGGTGGAAACGGCTCGGCTGGGGGCCGGGGCTCCCGGTGGCCGCTTCGGCACGTCGGTGGCGCTCGCCGGCGACGTGGCGCTCGTGGCGGCGACCGAGGAGGACAGCACCGGCGTGGTGCACGTCTTCGAACGCGATGCCGCGGGACGCTGGACCCGCACCGCCCGCCTCGCCCCGGCCGGTCTGGAAGCCGATGCTCGCTTCGGCACCGGCCTGGCCTTCGACGGCACGGTGGCGCTGGCCGGTGCGCCCGGGCACGACGGGGGAGCCGGTGCCGTCTATGCCTTCCGCCGGGCGGAAGACGGCACGTGGACCGAGACCGGTCGGCTCGAGGCCGGAACCCTCGAGGCGGGCAGTAGCTTCGGCGTGCGCATCGTGCTCGCCGGCGCCCGGGCCTTTGTGGCCGCGCCCGGCTTCGGAGGTGGCCTGGGCACCGTCTTCGCCTTCACGTGGGACGCCGGGGCCGGTACGTGGCGGTTGTCCGGGCGGGTCGTACCCTTCGATGCCGATCCCGGTCGTTTCGGCACCGCGCTGGCCTATGACGGGCAGGCGCTCTGGGTCGGTGCGCCCCGGGCCGGCGGCTTCCGGGGCGCCGTCTACCGCTTCATACACGGGGCGGACGGCACGGGCTGGGCCGGGGTGGAGAAGGTGCAGGAAGGCGGGCTGCTCCGCGGGGCGGCCTACGGTGCCGCCCTCGCCGCACAGGGCGGCCGCGCGCTGATCGGCGTCACCGGTGCGGACTACGGGGCCGGCGCCGTGCAGGTCCTCGAACGGGTGGACGGCACGTGGACCGCCCGGGCGCGTCTCGTTCACCGCCTCCGCAACTTCGAGGCCGTCACCGGCGGCAGGGTGACGTGCGAGGAAGGCCGGGCCGCCGCCTTCGACTGCCAACACGTCGATCTGCTCTCGTTCCTGCCCGTTCAGGACATCGGCGGCGGGCGCGGCGTCCGCACCAACGACCTCTGGGGCTGGACCGACCCCGAGACGGGCCGCGAGTATGCCCTCGTCGGCCTCACCGATGCCACTTCGTTCATCGACGTCACCGATCCCTACCGGCCCGTCCTGCTCGGCACACTGCCCCTGCACGAAGGCGCCAACGGCAGCGTGTGGCGGGACATCAAGGTCTACCGGAACCACGCCTTCATCGTGGCCGACGGCGCCGGGCCGCACGGCATGCAGGTCTTCGACCTGACCCGCCTCCGCCGCGTCGAGAACCCGCCCGTCACCTTCACCGAGGACGCCCACTACGACCGCATCAACAGCGCGCACAACATCGTCATCAACGAGGAGACGGGCTTCGGTTTCATTGTGGGAGCGAGTATGGGCGGCGAGACGTGCGGCGGCGGCCTGCACATGATCGACCTCCGCGAGCCGAAGAACCCGCAGTTCGCCGGCTGCTTCAGCCACACGGGCACGGGCCGGCAGGGCACCGGGTACACGCACGACGCGCAGTGCGTCGTCTACCGGGGGCCGGATGCCGAGCATCGCGGCAAGGAGATCTGCTTCGGGGCGAACGAGACGGCCCTCTCCATCGCCGACGTGACGGACAAGGCCAACCCGAAGGCCATCGCCCGCGCCACGTATCCCCGGGTGGCCTATACGCACCAGGGCTGGCTGACCGAGGACCAGCACTACTTCTACGTCAACGACGAGGGCGACGAGGCGCAGGGGCTCGTCGCGGGCACGCGCACGCTCATCTGGGACGTCTCCGATCTGGACGACCCGCAACTCGTGGGCGAATACATCGCGACCAACCGTGCCATCGACCACAACCTGTACATCCGGGGCAACCTGATGTACCAGTCGAACTACGTCGCCGGCCTGCGCATCCTGGACATCACCAACCCCGAGCGGCCCGTCGAGGTCGGCTACTTCGACACGGTGCCCTACGGCGAGGATGCACCCACCACCGGCGGCGGTTCCTGGAGCAACTACCCCTTCTTCAAAAGCGGCATCATCGTGGTCACGAGCGGGCGCGAAGGCGTCTTCATCCTGAAGCGAAGCGACGTGGACCTTTGAGCGCGTGGCAAGGAGGTGGTTCCGGGCGGCCGTGCTCTGCGGCGTTGAACGTTTGACGGCGCGCGTCGTATAGAACGTTCGCAATGGTACCACCACGATCCGCAAGACGGTGTTATCGGATACGACGCAACGGGATATTCGTACCTCTTCATCCACTTCATCCGGCGGGCACTACCTGGTCCTTGTCAGCGTGCACGGGCTGATCCGCGGGCGGGATCCCGAGCTGGGGCGCGACGCCGACACCGGCGGGCAGGTCAAATACGTGCTCGAACTGGCCCGGGCGCTGGCGGCCGACCCGGCCATCGGACGGGTGGATCTGCTCACCCGGCGCATCGAAGACCCGAAGGTGAGCCCGGATTACGCGGTGCCGGAAGAACAGATCGCCCCCGGCGCCTACATCGTCCGGATTCCCTGCGGCCCCCGGCGCTATTTTCGGAAAGAAGTGCTCTGGCGCTATCTGGACAGCTTCGTGGACGAAGCGCTGCTGCACATTCGCCGGGTGGGACGGCTTCCACTCGTCGTGCACGGGCATTACGCCGACGGTGGCTACGTCGGGTCCCGGCTGGCCGGGCTGCTGGGGGTGCCCTTTGTCTTCACCGGGCATTCCCTGGGGCGGGTGAAACGGGCGTACCTGCGCGAGCGCGGTGTGAGTGAGAAACGGCTCGAGTCGTATTATCACATCAGCACACGCATCGAGGCCGAGGAGGAGGCGCTCGATGCGGCGGCCCGGGTCATTGCCAGCACCCGGCACGAGATCGAAGAACAGTACGCCCGTTACGACCATTTCCATCCCGATCGGAAGCTGGTCATACCGCCCGGCACCGATCTGGAGCGGTTCAAGCCCCCGGCGCCGGGCATGGAACCGCCCCCCATCCGGGCCGAACTGGCGCGCTTTCTCCGCGAACCGGATCGCCCCCTCGTGCTGGCCATCGCCCGCCCGGACGAGCGGAAGAACCTGGCCACGCTGGTCGAAGCCTTCGGCCGGCATCCTCGTCTCCGCGATCGGGCCAACCTGGTCCTCATCGCCGGCAACCGCGACGACATCCGCGAGATGGATCGCCGCCCGCGCCGTGTGCTGAACGAGCTGCTGCTGCTCATCGACGCGCACGACCTCTATGGCCACGTGGCCTTTCCCAAACACCACACCCCCGAAGACATCCCGGACCTCTACCGGCTGGCGGCCCACAGCCGCGGCGTGTTCGTCCTGCCGACCATCCACGAACTCTTCGGGCTGACCCTGATCGAGGCCGCGGCCTCGGGGCTGCCGCTCGTGGCCGCCCACAACGGCGGGCCGCCGGAGATCGTCGACTACTGTGAGAACGGCCTGCTGGTGGACCCGCAGGATGCCGACGCCATGGGCCGTGCCATCGAGGAAGTGCTCGACGACCCCGAACGGTGGGAGACCTGGTCGCGGCGCGGCATCCGGCGCGCACGCGAGCGCTATTCCTGGAAGGCGCACGTCCGCACCTATCTGGAAGCCGTCCGGGCGATGATGCAGGAAGACGAATACCGGCCCTCTCCCGTCTTCTTCAAGAGCCGCCTTCCCCGGATCGACCGGATGCTCGTCAGTGACATCGACAACACCATGACCGGCGATGACGAGGGACTCCGGCTCCTCGTCGAGCGGCTGGCGGCGGCCCAGGGGACGGTCGGCTTCGGGGTAGCCACCGGCCGGACCGTCGAAGGGGCCGTCTCGGTCCTGCGCCGGTATGAGGTCCCACTGCCCGACGTGATGATCACCTCGGTCGGGACGGAGATCTACTACGGCCCGTACCGGGTCTCGGACGCCGTCGACTGGCCGCACGACCGCAACTGGGCCAAGCACATCAGCTATCGCTGGGAACGGGAGGCCCTGCAGGAGGCGCTGGCGGGCGTGCCGGGGCTCACCCTGCAACCCGGTGAGGCGCAGCGCCCCTTCAAGCTGAGCTACTTCGTCGACGAAGAAGCGGCGCCCTCCATCGAAGCGTTGCGGAGCCTGCTGCGCCAGCAGGGTCTCTCGGCCAACCTGATCTACTCACACGGCCAGTTTCTCGACGTCATCCCGATCCGCGCCTCGAAAGGCCGGGCCATTCGCTACGTCGCGATGCGCTGGGGCGTGCCGATCGAGCGGTTCCTCGTGGCCGGCGACTCGGGCAACGACGAGGAGATGCTCCGCGGCAACACACTGGCCGTGGTGGTGGGTAACCACAGCCCGGAGCTGGAACACCTCCGCGACGATCCCCGGATCTACTTCGCGACGGCGCACCACGCCCGCGGCATTCTCGAAGGGATCGACCACTACGACTTCTTCGGCGAGATCCGCTACCCGGTTCACCAGGCTGCCGGGGCGTGAGGGGTCAGCGCCCGAGCCAGGCGCCCAGCAGCTCGATCAGGGCGCCGGGCGCGACGCCGGAGACCCCGGTGCGGATGCGCAGCGTGCACCAGAAGTCCAGCGCGAGCATCTGGAAGGCGTGGATGGGCACGGCGATCCAGAACGAGCGGCACCGCCAGACGAGCGCGCCGAGGACCACCCCGCCCAGGATGGAGAGCAACGCCTCCGGGAGAGGCTTGTTGTAGTGGAGGATGGCAAAAGGCATCGCCTGCACGAAGATGGCGTAGTAGCCCAGCGTGTGGGCGGTGCCGAAGAGGACGAAACCGCGCCAGAGGTATTCCCAGCCGATCCAGTAGAAAAGGAAAAGGGCCTCGTAGACGAAGAAGACACGCCAGTCCAGGGCGGCGGGCTGGTAGTGCGGGTACTTCGCCTGGAAGGCCGCGCCGTCCGAGAGCACCCACGTGCCGAGCAGGACGAGGGGCAGGTAGAGCAGGGCGAGCGTGAGCGCCAGGCGGACGTCGCCCGCGCCGAGGCCGATCTCGTGCGGGCGGCGCCGGAAGAGCACCCGCAGGCAGAG
This window contains:
- a CDS encoding CPBP family intramembrane glutamic endopeptidase yields the protein MKARLRSEWQRLVNAARTVDRQTAFVLAAAALFVILQMQFGSRRLFRSELAPLFPEAWRELLAWGWWFAAQGVFGFVLPVLCLRVLFRRRPHEIGLGAGDVRLALTLALLYLPLVLLGTWVLSDGAAFQAKYPHYQPAALDWRVFFVYEALFLFYWIGWEYLWRGFVLFGTAHTLGYYAIFVQAMPFAILHYNKPLPEALLSILGGVVLGALVWRCRSFWIAVPIHAFQMLALDFWCTLRIRTGVSGVAPGALIELLGAWLGR
- a CDS encoding choice-of-anchor B family protein is translated as MRRLVPLVLVCLLTVPSLAQQFGGTLALGDGEVFAGETRNEAWPGRVYVFRPDAGGAWEEAAVLQPSDAGDAADGFGRALALDASGGGRGARLLVGANLRDGQTGAAYVFERSRDGHWVETARLGAGAPGGRFGTSVALAGDVALVAATEEDSTGVVHVFERDAAGRWTRTARLAPAGLEADARFGTGLAFDGTVALAGAPGHDGGAGAVYAFRRAEDGTWTETGRLEAGTLEAGSSFGVRIVLAGARAFVAAPGFGGGLGTVFAFTWDAGAGTWRLSGRVVPFDADPGRFGTALAYDGQALWVGAPRAGGFRGAVYRFIHGADGTGWAGVEKVQEGGLLRGAAYGAALAAQGGRALIGVTGADYGAGAVQVLERVDGTWTARARLVHRLRNFEAVTGGRVTCEEGRAAAFDCQHVDLLSFLPVQDIGGGRGVRTNDLWGWTDPETGREYALVGLTDATSFIDVTDPYRPVLLGTLPLHEGANGSVWRDIKVYRNHAFIVADGAGPHGMQVFDLTRLRRVENPPVTFTEDAHYDRINSAHNIVINEETGFGFIVGASMGGETCGGGLHMIDLREPKNPQFAGCFSHTGTGRQGTGYTHDAQCVVYRGPDAEHRGKEICFGANETALSIADVTDKANPKAIARATYPRVAYTHQGWLTEDQHYFYVNDEGDEAQGLVAGTRTLIWDVSDLDDPQLVGEYIATNRAIDHNLYIRGNLMYQSNYVAGLRILDITNPERPVEVGYFDTVPYGEDAPTTGGGSWSNYPFFKSGIIVVTSGREGVFILKRSDVDL
- a CDS encoding HAD-IIB family hydrolase, whose amino-acid sequence is MRTSSSTSSGGHYLVLVSVHGLIRGRDPELGRDADTGGQVKYVLELARALAADPAIGRVDLLTRRIEDPKVSPDYAVPEEQIAPGAYIVRIPCGPRRYFRKEVLWRYLDSFVDEALLHIRRVGRLPLVVHGHYADGGYVGSRLAGLLGVPFVFTGHSLGRVKRAYLRERGVSEKRLESYYHISTRIEAEEEALDAAARVIASTRHEIEEQYARYDHFHPDRKLVIPPGTDLERFKPPAPGMEPPPIRAELARFLREPDRPLVLAIARPDERKNLATLVEAFGRHPRLRDRANLVLIAGNRDDIREMDRRPRRVLNELLLLIDAHDLYGHVAFPKHHTPEDIPDLYRLAAHSRGVFVLPTIHELFGLTLIEAAASGLPLVAAHNGGPPEIVDYCENGLLVDPQDADAMGRAIEEVLDDPERWETWSRRGIRRARERYSWKAHVRTYLEAVRAMMQEDEYRPSPVFFKSRLPRIDRMLVSDIDNTMTGDDEGLRLLVERLAAAQGTVGFGVATGRTVEGAVSVLRRYEVPLPDVMITSVGTEIYYGPYRVSDAVDWPHDRNWAKHISYRWEREALQEALAGVPGLTLQPGEAQRPFKLSYFVDEEAAPSIEALRSLLRQQGLSANLIYSHGQFLDVIPIRASKGRAIRYVAMRWGVPIERFLVAGDSGNDEEMLRGNTLAVVVGNHSPELEHLRDDPRIYFATAHHARGILEGIDHYDFFGEIRYPVHQAAGA